The following coding sequences lie in one Silene latifolia isolate original U9 population chromosome 5, ASM4854445v1, whole genome shotgun sequence genomic window:
- the LOC141656411 gene encoding protochlorophyllide reductase, chloroplastic isoform X2 — protein MSDQKKTLRKGSVIVTGASSGLGLAAAKSLAETGKWHVIMACRDFLKTERAAKSAGMSKENYTIMHLDLASLDSVKQFVNNFRQSGMPLDVLVCNAAVYFPTAREPTFTADGFELSVGTNHLGHFLLSRLLMEDLTKSDYPSKRMIIVGSITGNTNTLAGNVPPKANLGDLRGLAGGLNGLNSSAMIDGGDFDGAKAYKDSKVCNMLTMQEFHRRYHEETGITFASLYPGCIATTGLFREHIPLFRTLFPPFQKFITKGFVSEDEAGKRLAQVVSDPSLTKSGVYWSWNKSSASFENQMSQEASDPAKAKKVWEVSEKLVGLA, from the exons ATGTCAGACCAGAAGAAAACCCTGAGAAAAGGAAGTGTGATTGTCACAGGTGCGTCCTCCGGGTTAGGACTTGCAGCGGCCAAGTCCCTAGCCGAGACAGGCAAATGGCACGTGATAATGGCGTGCAGGGACTTTCTAAAAACCGAAAGGGCAGCTAAGTCTGCTGGCATGTCTAAGGAGAATTACACTATAATGCACCTTGACCTTGCTTCTCTTGACAGTGTTAAGCAGTTTGTTAATAACTTTAGACAGTCGGGAATGCCGCTTGATGTTTTGGTCTGCAATGCTGCTGTCTATTTTCCTACTGCGCGAGAGCCAACTTTTACTGCTGACGGATTTGAGCTCAGTGTTGGAACTAACCATCTCGGACATTTCTTGCTCTCTAGGCTCTTGATGGAGGATTTGACCAAATCGGATTATCCTTCCAAGCGAATGATTATTGTCGGATCAATTACAG GTAACACCAACACATTGGCCGGAAACGTACCACCAAAGGCTAACCTAGGTGACCTAAGAGGACTAGCCGGTGGACTGAACGGGCTAAACAGCTCGGCCATGATCGATGGTGGAGACTTTGATGGAGCTAAAGCATACAAGGACAGTAAAGTCTGCAACATGCTAACAATGCAGGAATTCCACAGGCGGTACCATGAAGAGACTGGCATTACATTCGCCTCGCTTTACCCTGGTTGCATTGCAACTACAGGACTGTTCAGAGAGCACATTCCTTTGTTCAGGACACTTTTCCCTCCGTTCCAGAAGTTTATTACCAAGGGGTTTGTTTCTGAAGACGAGGCTGGAAAGCGACTTGCTCAGGTTGTGAGCGACCCGAGTTTGACAAAATCAGGAGTATACTGGAGCTGGAACAAGTCTTCGGCCTCATTTGAGAATCAGATGTCTCAAGAGGCCAGTGACCCTGCTAAGGCTAAGAAAGTCTGGGAGGTCAGTGAGAAACTTGTTGGTTTGGCTTAG
- the LOC141656411 gene encoding protochlorophyllide reductase, chloroplastic isoform X1: MALQSTSLLPSAFSIPKEGKSSACLKDSSLFGVSLSDYVKADFSPSALRCKRECNRLRPTVTPIRAQTAAVASPGVTRSMSDQKKTLRKGSVIVTGASSGLGLAAAKSLAETGKWHVIMACRDFLKTERAAKSAGMSKENYTIMHLDLASLDSVKQFVNNFRQSGMPLDVLVCNAAVYFPTAREPTFTADGFELSVGTNHLGHFLLSRLLMEDLTKSDYPSKRMIIVGSITGNTNTLAGNVPPKANLGDLRGLAGGLNGLNSSAMIDGGDFDGAKAYKDSKVCNMLTMQEFHRRYHEETGITFASLYPGCIATTGLFREHIPLFRTLFPPFQKFITKGFVSEDEAGKRLAQVVSDPSLTKSGVYWSWNKSSASFENQMSQEASDPAKAKKVWEVSEKLVGLA; encoded by the exons ATGGCTCTTCAATCTACATCTTTGCTTCCCTCTGCTTTCTCCATTCCTAAGGAG GGAAAATCAAGTGCTTGTTTGAAGGATTCTAGCTTGTTTGGAGTATCTCTTTCAGATTATGTTAAAGCTGACTTTAGCCCTTCTGCTTTAAGATGCAAG AGGGAATGCAACCGACTGCGACCAACAGTTACGCCAATCAGGGCACAGACAGCAGCAGTAGCATCACCAGGGGTAACCAGGTCAATGTCAGACCAGAAGAAAACCCTGAGAAAAGGAAGTGTGATTGTCACAGGTGCGTCCTCCGGGTTAGGACTTGCAGCGGCCAAGTCCCTAGCCGAGACAGGCAAATGGCACGTGATAATGGCGTGCAGGGACTTTCTAAAAACCGAAAGGGCAGCTAAGTCTGCTGGCATGTCTAAGGAGAATTACACTATAATGCACCTTGACCTTGCTTCTCTTGACAGTGTTAAGCAGTTTGTTAATAACTTTAGACAGTCGGGAATGCCGCTTGATGTTTTGGTCTGCAATGCTGCTGTCTATTTTCCTACTGCGCGAGAGCCAACTTTTACTGCTGACGGATTTGAGCTCAGTGTTGGAACTAACCATCTCGGACATTTCTTGCTCTCTAGGCTCTTGATGGAGGATTTGACCAAATCGGATTATCCTTCCAAGCGAATGATTATTGTCGGATCAATTACAG GTAACACCAACACATTGGCCGGAAACGTACCACCAAAGGCTAACCTAGGTGACCTAAGAGGACTAGCCGGTGGACTGAACGGGCTAAACAGCTCGGCCATGATCGATGGTGGAGACTTTGATGGAGCTAAAGCATACAAGGACAGTAAAGTCTGCAACATGCTAACAATGCAGGAATTCCACAGGCGGTACCATGAAGAGACTGGCATTACATTCGCCTCGCTTTACCCTGGTTGCATTGCAACTACAGGACTGTTCAGAGAGCACATTCCTTTGTTCAGGACACTTTTCCCTCCGTTCCAGAAGTTTATTACCAAGGGGTTTGTTTCTGAAGACGAGGCTGGAAAGCGACTTGCTCAGGTTGTGAGCGACCCGAGTTTGACAAAATCAGGAGTATACTGGAGCTGGAACAAGTCTTCGGCCTCATTTGAGAATCAGATGTCTCAAGAGGCCAGTGACCCTGCTAAGGCTAAGAAAGTCTGGGAGGTCAGTGAGAAACTTGTTGGTTTGGCTTAG